In the bacterium genome, one interval contains:
- a CDS encoding type II secretion system GspH family protein codes for MYRNNKKGFTLVELMVSVVILGILSVVTAFSYIKMMQEIRSAEAMVYIRKIHDAQVTFASAPPSLYSPSSSFCKPQNRFSKIASSTCPQGQVCNDINAKPPSGKKEYIYIYSTKRQHIFDGSCDESQHYQRYGSWEALGITDSNEVASSYNFKNELSNLIVPIAQAGWGNFVNGNGNGNGNGNGNGNNSNNDNNSSGSSDPDHHLNSDNNNNTGNSSSNNGNGSSPAGECSAGQNSGNSSQGCNNNNGNNGNNGNNGNNGNSGNNGNNDNDYANNNSGNDDPDHHLNSDNNNNTGNSSSNNGNGSSPAGECSSGQNSGNSSQGCNNNNGNNGNNGNSGNNGNNDNDYANNDSDDNDSNQDVSDANENNQDLNNDAEQNNNNDIAQNQPLSNDDYSIPSNPVSVEQTEEISVIRIPDPLHFSFFAAQDATVMDAYNVDHLNKTITVFAVADTDGDYADGNFTFPEIYEQDLGNPRSHGKVWTISRSIYIDANGEVQTTGGIHHSNKGE; via the coding sequence ATGTACCGCAACAATAAAAAAGGATTTACCTTGGTTGAACTCATGGTGTCTGTTGTCATTCTTGGCATACTTAGCGTTGTCACAGCTTTTTCTTACATCAAAATGATGCAGGAAATACGTTCAGCCGAAGCCATGGTTTACATCAGAAAAATCCACGATGCTCAAGTTACTTTTGCTTCTGCACCGCCTTCACTTTACAGTCCCAGTTCAAGTTTTTGTAAACCACAAAATAGATTCTCTAAAATTGCATCCTCTACCTGTCCTCAAGGACAAGTCTGCAACGATATCAATGCAAAACCACCCTCAGGGAAAAAAGAGTACATTTATATCTACAGTACAAAAAGACAACATATTTTTGATGGATCTTGCGATGAATCTCAACACTATCAACGTTATGGCAGCTGGGAAGCATTAGGCATAACTGATTCTAATGAAGTTGCATCAAGTTACAATTTTAAAAATGAATTGAGTAATTTAATTGTGCCTATCGCGCAAGCAGGTTGGGGTAATTTTGTTAACGGTAACGGTAACGGTAACGGTAATGGTAATGGTAATGGTAATAACTCGAACAACGATAACAACTCCAGTGGCAGTAGTGATCCAGACCATCATTTAAACTCTGATAACAATAACAATACCGGCAACAGCAGCAGCAACAATGGCAATGGCTCTTCTCCCGCTGGTGAATGCAGTGCAGGACAAAACTCTGGAAACAGTAGTCAGGGATGTAACAATAATAATGGTAATAACGGTAATAACGGCAATAACGGCAATAACGGAAATAGTGGTAACAATGGGAATAATGATAATGATTATGCCAACAATAACTCTGGCAATGATGACCCTGACCATCATTTAAACTCTGATAACAATAACAATACCGGCAACAGCAGCAGTAACAATGGCAATGGCTCTTCCCCCGCTGGTGAATGCAGCAGCGGACAAAACTCTGGAAACAGTAGTCAAGGATGTAACAATAACAATGGAAACAATGGTAATAACGGGAACAGTGGCAACAATGGGAATAATGACAATGATTATGCTAACAATGACTCTGATGATAATGATAGCAATCAAGATGTTTCTGACGCAAATGAAAATAATCAAGATTTGAATAACGACGCTGAACAAAACAACAACAATGATATTGCCCAAAACCAGCCTTTATCAAATGACGATTACAGCATCCCTTCTAACCCAGTTAGCGTTGAACAAACAGAAGAAATCAGCGTTATTCGGATTCCTGACCCACTGCATTTTTCTTTCTTTGCAGCACAAGATGCCACAGTTATGGATGCATACAATGTTGATCATTTAAATAAAACCATCACTGTTTTTGCCGTTGCTGATACAGATGGTGACTATGCCGATGGTAACTTTACCTTTCCAGAAATTTATGAACAGGACCTGGGTAATCCAAGAAGTCATGGTAAAGTATGGACGATTTCAAGAAGTATTTATATTGACGCCAATGGAGAAGTACAAACAACAGGCGGTATACACCACTCTAACAAGGGTGAATAG
- a CDS encoding proline--tRNA ligase, producing the protein MKFSQFFCPTQKEVPAEAEIVSHQLMLRAGMIRQLAAGIYDVLPLGLKVFRKVEQIVREEMNAAGAMEVSLPAIHPKELWEESGRWESTGKELLRIKDRKDREYCFAPTHEEAITDLVRREIQSYKQLPVNLYQIQSKFRDEVRPRFGVMRSREFTMKDAYSFDVSSEAADESYQKMFKAYQNIFTRCGVRFKAVEADSGNIGGQLSQEFMVMAKTGEDAVLVCSSCDYAANSEKADAYIDQVVNNPDQIKQEDVHTPNMKKTKEVADFLNIELNTVLKTLIVEVDSKFYAVVLPGDRDLNEIALLRYLKGQHMRLPEEEKVKQLVGVYPGSIGPQNIKADALEAVIVDKFIVEGQAYTSGGNKEGYHTRGVVAGQDFNLDQHVLLSEVKAGDACPKCKTPINIERGIEVGHVFKLGTKYSETLGANFLDENGKQQPMVMGCYGIGIARTAAAAIEQNHDEFGIVWPKALAPFDIYLISTDHKPGDVQETADTVYEQLKSLGYDVLYDDRKMGTGGKFKDADLLGIPVQITVGAKALAEGKVEIKQRTEQGKKLVNPDQLKDLLHGIFKQA; encoded by the coding sequence ATGAAGTTTTCGCAGTTTTTTTGTCCTACCCAAAAGGAAGTTCCAGCAGAAGCAGAAATTGTCAGTCACCAACTGATGCTAAGAGCCGGCATGATTCGTCAGCTTGCCGCCGGCATTTATGATGTCTTGCCCTTGGGTTTAAAAGTGTTTCGTAAAGTTGAGCAAATCGTGCGTGAAGAAATGAACGCTGCCGGCGCCATGGAAGTCTCTTTACCGGCTATTCACCCTAAAGAGTTGTGGGAAGAAAGTGGCCGTTGGGAAAGCACGGGTAAAGAGCTGTTAAGAATCAAGGATAGAAAAGACAGAGAGTACTGTTTTGCACCCACACACGAAGAAGCCATCACTGATTTAGTTCGCCGTGAGATTCAGTCTTACAAGCAGCTGCCAGTGAATTTATACCAAATTCAAAGCAAGTTTAGAGATGAAGTCAGACCACGCTTTGGTGTGATGCGCTCGCGTGAATTTACCATGAAAGATGCTTACAGTTTTGATGTCAGCTCTGAAGCAGCGGATGAAAGTTATCAAAAAATGTTTAAGGCCTATCAAAACATTTTTACCCGATGTGGTGTGCGTTTTAAAGCCGTAGAAGCTGACTCAGGTAACATTGGTGGGCAGCTCTCACAAGAATTCATGGTCATGGCCAAGACTGGCGAAGATGCGGTTTTGGTGTGCAGCAGCTGTGACTATGCGGCCAACAGTGAGAAGGCCGATGCTTACATTGATCAAGTCGTGAATAATCCAGATCAGATCAAGCAAGAAGATGTACACACGCCCAATATGAAAAAAACCAAAGAGGTGGCAGACTTTTTAAATATTGAACTCAACACCGTTTTAAAAACTTTGATTGTGGAAGTGGATTCCAAGTTCTATGCCGTGGTCTTGCCAGGAGATAGAGATCTCAATGAAATTGCCTTACTCCGTTATCTTAAGGGTCAACACATGCGTTTGCCTGAAGAAGAAAAAGTAAAGCAATTGGTGGGTGTTTATCCAGGTTCTATTGGTCCTCAAAACATTAAGGCAGATGCATTGGAAGCAGTGATTGTTGATAAATTTATTGTTGAGGGTCAGGCCTACACCAGTGGCGGTAACAAAGAAGGTTATCACACCAGAGGTGTTGTTGCGGGACAAGATTTTAATTTGGATCAGCATGTTTTACTGAGTGAAGTCAAAGCCGGTGACGCTTGTCCAAAATGCAAAACTCCCATTAACATTGAACGGGGCATTGAAGTGGGTCATGTGTTTAAGCTGGGCACGAAGTACAGTGAAACACTAGGCGCCAACTTTTTAGATGAAAATGGCAAACAGCAGCCCATGGTCATGGGCTGCTATGGTATTGGTATTGCCAGAACAGCGGCCGCGGCGATAGAACAAAATCATGATGAATTTGGCATTGTTTGGCCAAAAGCTTTGGCTCCCTTTGATATTTATTTAATCAGTACAGATCATAAACCAGGGGATGTTCAAGAAACAGCCGATACTGTGTATGAGCAACTCAAATCTTTGGGCTATGACGTCTTGTACGATGATCGTAAAATGGGCACGGGTGGAAAATTTAAAGATGCCGATTTATTGGGCATCCCGGTACAGATCACGGTGGGTGCCAAAGCTTTGGCTGAAGGCAAAGTTGAAATCAAACAGCGAACAGAACAAGGAAAAAAACTGGTCAACCCAGATCAGTTGAAAGACTTGTTGCATGGTATTTTTAAACAGGCTTAG
- a CDS encoding PhoH family protein, with amino-acid sequence MKKPKLIKHASNNPDHVFELSHPEYAQSLFGENDGNLKLIEKTFNVDILPRGTQLHFQGNPQNIKKSIDTLSQLQAVLVKQKKLSQKDIDMLIRGAQHGQDTQIKDYYDHSLGQNKLNQAITPKTENQKTYIDTLQKSDIVFAWGPAGTGKTYLAMAMAVAALQKRLVKKIILTRPAVEAGEKLGFLPGDLAEKVNPYLRPLLDALHDMVETERAFSLIERGIIEVAPLAFMRGRTLNNAFVILDEAQNTTAAQMKMFLTRLGFGSKAVITGDVTQIDLPRGDASGLVEALDILKNVPGIGFAKLDRKDVVRNPLVQKIVEAYELNT; translated from the coding sequence TTGAAAAAGCCTAAATTGATCAAACACGCATCCAATAACCCCGATCACGTTTTTGAACTGTCGCATCCTGAGTACGCACAAAGCTTGTTTGGAGAAAATGATGGCAACTTAAAACTCATTGAAAAAACCTTCAATGTTGATATTTTGCCGCGTGGAACACAATTGCATTTTCAAGGCAATCCACAGAACATCAAAAAATCCATTGATACCCTTAGCCAGCTGCAAGCAGTTTTGGTTAAGCAAAAAAAGTTATCCCAAAAAGATATTGATATGCTGATTCGTGGTGCTCAACATGGTCAAGATACGCAAATCAAGGATTATTATGACCATTCTCTGGGACAAAACAAACTCAACCAGGCCATTACCCCCAAAACTGAAAATCAAAAAACATACATTGATACCTTACAAAAATCCGATATTGTTTTTGCCTGGGGTCCAGCAGGTACCGGTAAAACCTATTTGGCCATGGCCATGGCGGTTGCAGCCCTACAAAAACGTTTGGTTAAAAAAATTATTTTAACTCGCCCCGCGGTTGAAGCCGGAGAAAAACTGGGCTTTTTACCCGGTGACTTGGCTGAAAAAGTCAACCCATACTTACGGCCTTTGCTGGATGCCTTGCATGACATGGTAGAAACCGAACGGGCTTTTTCCTTGATTGAGCGTGGTATTATAGAAGTGGCCCCTTTGGCTTTTATGCGTGGCCGGACCCTCAACAATGCTTTTGTGATTTTGGACGAAGCGCAAAACACCACTGCAGCTCAAATGAAAATGTTTTTAACCCGCTTAGGTTTTGGCAGTAAAGCTGTGATTACCGGTGACGTTACCCAAATCGATTTACCCAGAGGGGATGCTTCTGGTTTGGTTGAAGCTTTAGATATTTTAAAAAATGTTCCTGGTATTGGTTTTGCCAAACTAGACAGAAAAGATGTGGTGCGTAACCCCTTGGTGCAAAAAATAGTTGAAGCTTACGAGCTAAACACATAA
- the ybeY gene encoding rRNA maturation RNase YbeY, translating to MHNQHNVLSSSEHPDWEIFEQQAQHDLKHLLTWQQQQASEVSVAFVAESTIQQLNLDYRQKNKPTDVLSFEQDESFGEYHCLGDIIICVPIAQKQAVEKSVTLADEIRLLLTHGFLHLLGYDHAEAEEEKIMFALQDELVQKLKQTAISSQ from the coding sequence GTGCACAATCAACATAATGTTTTAAGCTCTAGCGAGCACCCGGATTGGGAAATTTTTGAACAGCAAGCCCAACATGATTTGAAACACTTGCTCACATGGCAACAGCAACAAGCCAGTGAAGTTTCTGTTGCTTTTGTTGCTGAATCTACCATCCAACAGCTGAATTTGGACTATAGACAAAAAAACAAGCCCACCGATGTGCTGTCTTTTGAGCAAGATGAAAGTTTTGGTGAATACCATTGTTTAGGTGATATCATCATTTGTGTGCCCATAGCCCAAAAGCAAGCTGTAGAAAAATCTGTAACTTTAGCGGATGAAATAAGACTTTTGCTCACACATGGCTTTTTGCATCTCTTAGGCTACGATCATGCTGAAGCGGAAGAAGAAAAAATTATGTTTGCATTGCAAGATGAACTGGTGCAAAAACTCAAGCAAACTGCTATATCTTCTCAATAA
- the lnt gene encoding apolipoprotein N-acyltransferase, whose amino-acid sequence MLWVFSFPATYDGQLISPPWLNAFCVTFYFLFFLASIHNKKPKAAFKTAFFLTFIAYCFVLNWIRISMHEHAGMPLWQAQIALIMASAIVALYPALAATAYAYCSSWTISKRQKVLLGILCFSSMEWLRQVTPFGGFPWVMPGYGLHALSALCQISSVLGVLGLTVALYVFQFYLFQAVLDRSLRLGLVTILLPSILWLAGLAQIHQVQSLKVKTLNMAWIQGNIPQSLKWTTQGKTMAMEVYNSLSKEHVARGAEIIVWPEAAVTQVYNQERQKNLKFSADYLENSYLLFGAPSYTYKNKKRYFQNSVFAVNKDNRLLARSDKFHLVPFGEYVPFPFSFIEKLIPAAAGSFISGSEQVIIKLPQANFGTLICYESLFSYLSRHAVIQGADILINLTNDAWFNESSGPYQHKIFAKFRAIETRRSLVRAANTGISTWFDATGKQYQHLDLFKRGSLQAQIPIYTSRSFYVRFPQLMLYIIVLAWFILLLNLQKARKDKLWPF is encoded by the coding sequence GTGTTATGGGTTTTTTCATTTCCGGCCACCTATGACGGTCAGTTGATCAGCCCACCCTGGCTCAATGCTTTTTGTGTGACTTTTTATTTTTTATTTTTTTTAGCCAGCATACACAATAAAAAACCCAAAGCGGCTTTTAAAACTGCTTTTTTCCTAACCTTTATTGCTTACTGTTTTGTTCTCAATTGGATCAGGATTTCTATGCATGAGCATGCCGGTATGCCTTTATGGCAAGCACAAATTGCGCTTATTATGGCTTCTGCAATTGTTGCTCTATATCCTGCTTTGGCTGCAACTGCATATGCTTACTGTTCATCTTGGACAATATCCAAAAGACAAAAAGTCTTACTGGGTATTCTTTGTTTTTCTAGCATGGAGTGGCTCAGACAAGTGACACCCTTTGGTGGGTTTCCCTGGGTGATGCCCGGCTATGGCTTGCATGCCTTATCTGCCCTTTGTCAAATCAGCTCGGTTTTGGGTGTCTTGGGTTTAACGGTGGCTTTGTATGTATTTCAATTTTATCTCTTTCAGGCCGTGCTTGATCGATCTTTACGTTTGGGGCTTGTAACGATTCTTTTACCCTCAATACTGTGGCTTGCAGGCTTGGCTCAAATTCACCAGGTTCAATCTTTAAAGGTTAAAACACTGAATATGGCTTGGATTCAGGGCAATATTCCTCAAAGCTTAAAGTGGACAACCCAAGGAAAAACCATGGCCATGGAGGTTTACAACTCACTGTCCAAAGAACATGTAGCTCGTGGAGCAGAGATTATTGTTTGGCCAGAAGCTGCTGTAACCCAAGTCTACAATCAAGAACGACAAAAAAATCTTAAATTTAGTGCGGATTATTTGGAAAACAGCTACTTGTTATTTGGGGCACCTTCATACACTTACAAAAACAAAAAACGGTATTTCCAAAACTCAGTATTTGCGGTCAATAAAGACAACCGCCTTTTAGCCCGCAGTGATAAGTTTCACTTGGTTCCTTTTGGGGAATATGTTCCTTTTCCTTTTAGTTTCATAGAAAAATTAATACCTGCCGCCGCCGGTAGTTTTATCTCTGGATCTGAACAAGTCATTATAAAGCTTCCTCAAGCAAACTTTGGTACCTTGATCTGTTATGAAAGTTTATTTTCATACTTATCACGTCATGCTGTGATCCAGGGAGCGGATATTCTCATTAACCTCACCAACGATGCCTGGTTCAATGAAAGCTCTGGTCCCTATCAACACAAAATTTTTGCTAAATTTAGAGCCATAGAAACCCGGCGTAGCCTAGTCAGAGCCGCCAATACCGGTATCTCAACTTGGTTTGATGCCACTGGCAAACAATACCAGCACCTTGACTTGTTCAAACGCGGAAGTTTACAGGCCCAGATCCCAATCTATACATCACGTTCTTTTTATGTACGTTTTCCTCAACTCATGCTGTATATCATTGTCTTGGCATGGTTCATATTGTTGCTAAATCTACAAAAAGCTCGTAAAGATAAACTGTGGCCCTTTTAG
- a CDS encoding PilZ domain-containing protein — MIEKRKAPRIPVSMRVDCEGIDPIAFGYAQNFSLQGMALLVHFQNHSDISPNESVILKFILPGSATALSLKAKITRITQASDKEMLIGVQFSDLPDIAQKELSFYMASQNT; from the coding sequence ATGATTGAAAAACGTAAAGCCCCCAGAATCCCGGTCTCCATGCGCGTTGATTGTGAAGGTATTGATCCTATAGCTTTTGGTTATGCGCAAAATTTTTCACTGCAGGGGATGGCCCTTTTGGTTCACTTCCAAAATCATAGCGATATTTCCCCCAATGAGTCGGTGATTTTAAAATTTATATTGCCTGGCAGTGCCACAGCTTTGAGTCTAAAAGCAAAAATAACTCGTATTACGCAAGCCAGTGACAAAGAAATGCTCATTGGTGTTCAGTTTTCTGATCTACCTGATATTGCTCAGAAAGAATTAAGCTTTTATATGGCCAGTCAAAATACTTAA
- a CDS encoding chalcone isomerase family protein, with amino-acid sequence MANSRFIFFMVSLSFGFFQLEAKETQLFPETLTIEQQSLIKIGQGKRKYYWASVYEAALYGHKQLKPVSTSKLLKQAYPVLIRLKYNHKVDLKATQEAWLKSIESNCQTFCDGIKDSQKKFIMQVQAIEKSEVHDYQFLKTGLKIFKNKKLWIDMDDPIFSQVILLTFIGENPPTKQLKKALLGD; translated from the coding sequence ATGGCCAACAGTAGATTTATTTTTTTTATGGTTTCATTGAGTTTTGGCTTTTTTCAGCTTGAGGCCAAAGAAACGCAACTTTTCCCAGAAACGCTGACGATTGAGCAGCAAAGCTTGATAAAAATAGGCCAAGGTAAACGAAAATATTATTGGGCCAGTGTCTATGAAGCAGCGCTTTATGGTCATAAACAGCTCAAGCCCGTAAGTACGAGTAAACTTTTAAAACAAGCTTATCCAGTATTGATTCGTTTAAAGTACAATCATAAAGTTGATTTAAAAGCGACGCAAGAAGCTTGGCTTAAGTCCATAGAAAGTAATTGCCAAACCTTTTGTGATGGTATCAAAGACAGTCAAAAAAAATTTATCATGCAAGTTCAAGCCATAGAAAAAAGTGAGGTGCACGACTATCAGTTTTTAAAAACGGGTTTAAAAATTTTTAAAAATAAAAAATTGTGGATCGATATGGATGACCCTATTTTTAGTCAAGTGATTCTGCTCACCTTTATTGGTGAAAACCCTCCCACCAAACAGTTAAAAAAAGCTTTGTTGGGAGATTAA
- a CDS encoding DUF547 domain-containing protein gives MKKNTQQSIMLVTLLLSLSACVRKIPSLQNKTDYGHTQAINAYSRVLKEHVNEQGQVNFKDLAQQQDDLNLYVSYIAHTPFSEFTTQNALLAHMINTYNAMSMYNVLESFIPRTNQGFGKIRFFFLTKLHIAKKKMSLYTLENTYIRKKFDERIHFALNCMSVSCPILPKKPFTADHIEQELNEARQIFFSEKRNLQINSENKTVYVSEILSFYKDDFINKQTPTLIDYINQHTEHTIPKEYKVKFISYDWTIHGQQ, from the coding sequence ATGAAAAAAAATACTCAACAAAGTATAATGCTTGTCACCCTTCTTTTAAGCTTATCAGCATGCGTGCGCAAGATACCGAGCCTTCAAAACAAAACTGATTATGGTCATACTCAAGCCATCAATGCTTACAGCAGGGTTTTAAAAGAACATGTCAATGAGCAAGGGCAAGTCAATTTCAAGGATTTGGCCCAACAGCAGGATGATTTAAACCTCTATGTGTCTTATATAGCGCACACCCCTTTTTCTGAATTTACTACACAAAATGCATTGTTGGCGCACATGATCAATACGTATAATGCCATGTCCATGTACAATGTTTTAGAGAGCTTTATTCCCAGAACCAACCAGGGTTTTGGTAAAATACGCTTTTTCTTTTTAACCAAGCTGCACATTGCCAAAAAAAAGATGTCTTTGTACACGCTGGAAAACACATACATCCGTAAAAAATTTGATGAACGGATTCATTTTGCACTCAACTGCATGTCTGTTTCTTGTCCCATCTTACCCAAAAAACCATTTACTGCTGATCATATTGAACAAGAACTCAATGAAGCCAGACAGATTTTTTTTAGTGAAAAACGCAATTTACAGATCAACTCAGAAAATAAGACGGTCTATGTTTCAGAAATTTTGAGCTTTTACAAAGATGACTTTATTAATAAACAAACACCGACATTGATAGATTACATTAATCAACACACTGAGCACACTATTCCCAAGGAGTATAAAGTCAAATTCATTTCATACGATTGGACCATTCATGGCCAACAGTAG
- a CDS encoding radical SAM protein, translated as MKKTPKYLSDEQIQNWKPYSHPPKDGVYKRQTKQRMQDYGQWHDYQMAGRRWPIGCVSLEITQRCNLDCTLCYLSDASEAVKDIPLAEVYKRLDDIYEHFGPETDIQISGGDPTLRKREELIAIVEYAAQYRFKTSLFTNGILAKRDLLLDLKQAGLVDVAFHVDLTQERKGFNTEIELNRIREKYIEAAHGTGLNIFFNTTVYEGNFHEIPDLVRFFNAHADKVDLASFQLQADTGRGVLRERDFMITPETVSEKINAGAGCKINFDVANIGHHDCNRYGIALVAGNKAFNFLEKTKLFKTIIQQSAEFNIDREEKSNTGNYFAKLVLTNPSLWLPLTAYVLRKLWAMKGALLQSKGKVQKMTYFIHNFMDEKHLDEERCESCVFMVATPQGPISMCVHNAKRDDFILQNLTVKKGEQEAVWNPLTGTTVDNNKQNPNKNQLDLNELPVKRLKGRYRQKKINGEDSEVLPVV; from the coding sequence ATGAAAAAAACACCCAAATACCTGTCTGATGAGCAAATTCAAAACTGGAAGCCCTACTCCCACCCACCCAAGGATGGCGTTTATAAACGTCAAACCAAGCAGCGTATGCAGGATTATGGCCAATGGCATGATTATCAAATGGCAGGACGACGCTGGCCTATTGGCTGTGTGTCTTTAGAAATTACCCAGCGCTGCAATTTAGACTGTACCTTGTGTTATCTCTCTGATGCTTCTGAAGCGGTTAAAGATATTCCCCTTGCAGAAGTGTACAAACGTTTAGATGATATTTATGAACATTTTGGTCCTGAAACGGATATTCAAATCTCAGGTGGAGACCCTACCTTAAGAAAAAGAGAGGAACTGATTGCTATAGTAGAGTATGCAGCGCAATATCGGTTCAAAACTTCACTGTTTACCAACGGCATTCTGGCCAAAAGAGATTTGTTGCTGGACTTAAAGCAAGCCGGATTGGTGGATGTTGCTTTTCATGTTGATTTAACTCAGGAGCGTAAAGGGTTTAATACAGAAATTGAGTTGAATCGTATTCGTGAAAAGTACATTGAAGCTGCGCATGGCACAGGTTTAAATATTTTCTTTAACACCACTGTGTATGAAGGCAATTTTCATGAAATTCCTGATTTGGTGCGTTTTTTTAATGCGCATGCTGATAAAGTAGATTTAGCCTCCTTTCAATTACAGGCGGATACTGGACGTGGGGTTCTTAGAGAACGTGACTTTATGATCACACCAGAAACAGTTAGTGAAAAAATCAATGCGGGTGCAGGTTGCAAAATTAATTTTGACGTTGCCAATATTGGTCATCATGACTGTAATCGTTATGGCATTGCCTTGGTTGCCGGTAATAAAGCATTTAATTTTTTGGAAAAAACCAAATTATTTAAAACCATCATTCAGCAATCAGCAGAGTTTAATATTGATCGTGAAGAAAAATCCAACACCGGAAATTATTTTGCCAAGCTTGTATTAACAAATCCATCGCTATGGCTGCCATTGACGGCGTATGTGTTGAGAAAATTATGGGCCATGAAAGGTGCCTTACTTCAGTCAAAAGGAAAAGTGCAAAAGATGACCTATTTTATTCATAACTTCATGGATGAAAAACACTTGGATGAAGAGCGTTGTGAAAGCTGTGTATTTATGGTCGCAACCCCCCAGGGTCCAATTTCAATGTGTGTGCACAATGCAAAGCGAGATGACTTTATTTTGCAAAACCTCACCGTTAAAAAGGGTGAGCAAGAAGCAGTATGGAATCCATTGACAGGGACAACGGTAGACAACAACAAACAAAATCCAAATAAAAATCAATTGGATCTGAATGAATTGCCTGTGAAACGTCTTAAAGGTCGTTATCGACAAAAGAAAATTAATGGTGAAGATAGCGAAGTGCTGCCCGTAGTATGA
- a CDS encoding ABC transporter substrate-binding protein: MKYLMVLVLTGLMASCANKGNAVKASNEQVKQANAEIKALDKNKQEKNVASTKDVKSIQKPLAAESKNERIRIKSEQKNIEQDQPLAVIANYTKKLRSFVDQPNSKNREDGIAQQVREFFNFQELAKRSLGRHWNTQSSKNRQQFSDLFIQLVESSYLKRSRDIIGDYEVTFKNQKIKGDNASVTSTVSQEDANIDIRYDLLQQNKQWMIYNITLDDVNLVRTYQSQFNKIIKDKGFSHLISLMKKRVENQDKDDIAI, encoded by the coding sequence ATGAAATATTTAATGGTTTTGGTTTTAACGGGCTTGATGGCCTCCTGTGCAAATAAAGGCAATGCAGTTAAGGCGAGCAATGAACAGGTTAAACAAGCAAATGCAGAAATAAAAGCTTTGGACAAAAATAAGCAAGAAAAAAATGTTGCAAGCACCAAGGATGTAAAAAGTATTCAGAAGCCCCTGGCAGCGGAAAGTAAAAATGAACGGATTAGAATTAAATCCGAGCAAAAAAATATAGAGCAAGATCAACCCTTGGCAGTGATTGCCAACTACACAAAAAAACTACGCAGTTTTGTAGATCAACCCAATTCTAAAAATAGAGAAGATGGTATTGCGCAACAAGTAAGAGAATTTTTTAATTTTCAAGAGTTAGCCAAAAGAAGCTTGGGTCGACACTGGAACACACAAAGCAGTAAAAACCGACAACAGTTTTCTGACTTATTCATTCAGCTGGTGGAAAGCTCTTATTTGAAACGCTCACGTGATATTATTGGCGATTATGAAGTCACATTCAAGAATCAAAAAATAAAAGGTGATAATGCCAGCGTCACATCAACGGTTTCACAAGAAGATGCTAACATTGATATTCGTTATGACTTGTTGCAGCAAAATAAACAGTGGATGATTTACAACATCACATTAGATGATGTCAACTTGGTTAGAACCTATCAAAGCCAATTCAATAAAATCATAAAAGATAAAGGTTTTTCTCATCTTATCAGTTTGATGAAGAAACGGGTTGAAAACCAAGACAAAGACGATATTGCCATCTAA